The sequence GCCTTCATTGGTTTTTGAAGATCAATCTGAAAAACAGGATTCAGGACATCTTTAAGAATTTCAAAACTGATTTTATTGTTTCCTTTAATGCTTTTTTGTTCGAAATCTGGCTCTACAGACAATTCATATTTTTTGACATCCCAAAAATTTCTGAATCCTGTATTTGAACCTTTTAAAGTATCTTGTTTGGTGAACTTCTTATTTTGTTCAAAAAATTGACCGAAAGCCAATCCGGAAGCCAACAAAATCGAGTAGGAGAGTTTATTCATAAGTTGTGAAATTTGATGTCTTCAAAAATATAAAATTTAAAATCAATTGAATAAAAAAGTATAAAAAAATGCAGAAAGTAAATTATTTTAATGAATACTTTCAATTTTTAAGCTAAAAATGATTATTTTAAGTTTAGAGTCTCTAATTTTTATTTAAAAGAGGTAACGGCTTTTCACTTTTACCCTCTGTCTTCAACAAAGTGCCATTTTGTGTTCTTCCATTAACAATATAATTTCCATCAGCAAATCTGCAGTCGTGGCTTCCCACGTAACCGAACATTCCGTAATGCAAGTAAGCATAATGATGAAACCCCGATATGGTAAAGTAAATCTTATTTTTAGTTTTTACGATAATAATGTCTGACTTTTTAAAATTCTCAAATGGGATGTTTGTACTTAAATAATTATCGGGTTCTGTAATTGTGTACTCTACAGTTGTATCTTTTATCAATCTATTATTTCGAATTAAATAAAACTTTAATTCAGTAATTTCATTTTTCTAAACTGACCCAGCGTTATGCTTGGCTTTTCTGTGATCGTAGTAATCGTATCACATTCTTTCGAGTATTTGATGCCGTCTTCTTCTGCTCTTTTATGGCTGGTTTCCATTGACCACCAAAACCAACCCACAATCAGTCCGATAAAGAATATGCATATCGAAAGTGCAATTAAACATCCTTTTAAATATTTATTCATTTTGAAAACATGATATGATGAGCTTTAAATTTAAGTATTTCTAAAATACATATTTGCAAACGATAAATTAAAAGTTTCTGAAAGTAAATTTCATTTGATCCAGAAAACAAAGCGGCGGAAAAATCAAAGATTTTTCCGCCGCCCCTATATTATTAATTTCAGCTTTAGCCTCAACCTATTTCTAAACTACAGGCAATTTCGCTTCTCTCTTCTGCACTTTTCTATACGTATAAGCACACATTAAAATACTGAATTCATACAAGAAAAGTAACGGTAAAGCCGCCATCATCATGCTCAAAACATCTGCCGGAGTAATGATTGCTGCAACTACCATAATCAAAACAATCGCATGTCTACGGTATTTTTTCATGAAAGCCGGGTTCAAAATTCCGATTGTCGTTAAAAAGTAAATTAAAACAGGGAAAAGAAATACAACACCCATTCCTAAAACAACCTGTAGAAACAAAGTGGTGTAATCACTCAAATCGTAAAGTGGAATAATAATGTCGGAAATTTTAAAAATAACTCCGAAATTAACCGCAAATGGTAAAATTAAAAAGTAACCGCACAAAACGCCCATCATGAAAAGAATCCAGACAGAATTGATGATAAATATTGAGTTTTTTCTTTCGTTAGGATGCAAAGCCGGACTGATAAATCTCCACAATTCCCAAACAATATAAGGGAAACCAATCACCAAACCACCAAAAATAGAAACGGCCATCATTACATTAAACTGCTGATATAATCTCTGCACACGTACAGGGAATTCTTTAGGTAAAGTAATACTATCTTCACCCAAAACCATTCTTGAAAAATGATTAACAATTTTAAAAGTAGGAAAATCATTTCTGGTCGGCCCGAAAAAAACGTGATCCATAATCCAGTTGATATTAAAACCAACTACAAAAGCGGCAATAATAATAGCGATTATTGAACGGATAAGATGCCCTCGCAGTTCACCAATATGTCCGAAAAAGGACATGTCTTTACCTTCACTCACAGATTTTTTTTTAATGTTTTCAAATTTATGAAAAAAAGCGGGGAGTTGGATGAAGAAAACTGGAAGTTATGCATTCAATATTTAAAATTAACTTTTTGAAATTTTCTCATTCAATTGACTTTCTTCTCAACCTTAATATCAGCCTCAACCTTTACCTAATTAATTCCCTCATCTAATAGCTTATGAATATCAATAATACCGAAATACTGACCGTTGTATGTAACAATCAGCTGACCGATATTGTTGTCTTTTAAAATTTTCATGGCTTCTTTTGCCAAAGCATCTTTTTCAATACTCTTAGGATTTCCGGACATGATATCTTTGGCTAAAACTTTTGAAATATCATCGCCATTTAATAACATTCTTCGCAAATCTCCATCTGTAATTACACCGAGAATTTTTTCTTCATTAGTTACAACTGTAATCCCATGACTCGAAGCGCTAATTGAAATAATCACATCTTTGATTGAAGATTCTTCGGTAACCTGAGGTTTTTGTGAAGAAACAAACTGCTCAACTCTCGCCGTAAGATTTTTACCCAAACTTCCACCCGGATGAAATTTAGCAAAGTCATTTTCTCTAAAATCATTTAATTCCATCAAAGAAACCGCCAAAGCGTCTCCCAAAGCCATCTGCAGAGTAGTTGAACTTGTTGGAGCCAATTTATTCGGACAAGCTTCCAAATCAACATGAGTATCCAGAATTACATCAGAATATTCTGCCAATTTACTTTTTTTGTTTCCCGTCATTCCTATCAATGCAGAAGAATAGTCTTTAAGATAAGCTACCAAATTAATGATTTCAGGAGAATTCCCCGAATTTGAAATGCACAACACAACATCCTGCTTCTGAATAACTCCCAAATCACCGTGAATGGCTTCAGAAGCGTGCAAAAACTGTGAAGGAGTACCTGTAGAATTTAATGTAGCAACAATTTTATTTCCAACGTGAGCAGATTTTCCGATTCCTACAACGATTAATTTTCCTTGTGCAGAGTGAATGATTTTCACAGCCTTTACAAACTCTTCGTCGATTCTGTTTTTTAATTTTTCTAATTCAGCAATTTCGATTGCTAACGTGCTCTTAGCGATTGAAATAATATTTGATGTATCCATTTTTCCGGTATGATTTGTATCTAAAATGCGCCAAAGGAAAACCGTATCATTTAAGAATATTTAATGCTGGTTTTATTTTTAATAAATCTCTTTACTTTTATTTTCAGTAAAAATGTTAT comes from Chryseobacterium sp. 3008163 and encodes:
- the tatC gene encoding twin-arginine translocase subunit TatC, translated to MSEGKDMSFFGHIGELRGHLIRSIIAIIIAAFVVGFNINWIMDHVFFGPTRNDFPTFKIVNHFSRMVLGEDSITLPKEFPVRVQRLYQQFNVMMAVSIFGGLVIGFPYIVWELWRFISPALHPNERKNSIFIINSVWILFMMGVLCGYFLILPFAVNFGVIFKISDIIIPLYDLSDYTTLFLQVVLGMGVVFLFPVLIYFLTTIGILNPAFMKKYRRHAIVLIMVVAAIITPADVLSMMMAALPLLFLYEFSILMCAYTYRKVQKREAKLPVV
- a CDS encoding SIS domain-containing protein; protein product: MDTSNIISIAKSTLAIEIAELEKLKNRIDEEFVKAVKIIHSAQGKLIVVGIGKSAHVGNKIVATLNSTGTPSQFLHASEAIHGDLGVIQKQDVVLCISNSGNSPEIINLVAYLKDYSSALIGMTGNKKSKLAEYSDVILDTHVDLEACPNKLAPTSSTTLQMALGDALAVSLMELNDFRENDFAKFHPGGSLGKNLTARVEQFVSSQKPQVTEESSIKDVIISISASSHGITVVTNEEKILGVITDGDLRRMLLNGDDISKVLAKDIMSGNPKSIEKDALAKEAMKILKDNNIGQLIVTYNGQYFGIIDIHKLLDEGIN